The following is a genomic window from Candidatus Thermoplasmatota archaeon.
AAACAGTTTCTAGCAACTTAATATTTTCGCATTTTTTTTTCCTCTTTTATTAGTTTGCTAGCTCTACTTAAAATACCAGCTAAATTATAAAATTCGCGTTGCGATAGCGTTGCCCTTCCTATAATTCTCCTAAACATAATTCTTGTATTGTCTTTTCTGTGCTCTGGGTAGTCTATCAAATCGAGTAGTTCGGAGAATTTATTAAACAAGATTGTCGTTTCAAATTTACTTGCACGCTTTGCTGTTTTTATTTTAGTGCCTGCCTTCCTTAACTCATATAAAATTACGGCTGCAGCATGCGCTACATTCATTACCGGATATTCTTTATCACACGGAATGCTCACTAACAAATCGCATTTTTTTAGCTCCTCTTTGCTCAGTCCAAAATCTTCTTTTCCAAATATCAAGCCTATATCAGCATTTAGCTTAGCGACTTTTTCTGCAAGTTCGCTTGGCGTGAGTGCAATTCTCAAATACTTTCTTTCTGAGATATTTGCAATACTTGTAGTGCCTATTGCATAATCTAGCCGAGCTATAGCTTCTTCAAAATTAGTTACTACTTTTGCATTTTCTAGAATATCTACACCATGCATTGCTCTTTTATAAGCTTCTTCGCCAATTTTGCAGGGCTTTACCAATATCAAGTTTGAGAACGAAAAATTTTTCATTACCCTTGCAACTGCAC
Proteins encoded in this region:
- a CDS encoding RNA methyltransferase; this translates as MFSVILVEPKYDGNIGAVARVMKNFSFSNLILVKPCKIGEEAYKRAMHGVDILENAKVVTNFEEAIARLDYAIGTTSIANISERKYLRIALTPSELAEKVAKLNADIGLIFGKEDFGLSKEELKKCDLLVSIPCDKEYPVMNVAHAAAVILYELRKAGTKIKTAKRASKFETTILFNKFSELLDLIDYPEHRKDNTRIMFRRIIGRATLSQREFYNLAGILSRASKLIKEEKKMRKY